In Ciona intestinalis unplaced genomic scaffold, KH HT000322.1, whole genome shotgun sequence, the genomic stretch ATaaggttattattattattgctattattattaaataaatgagaaAAAATGTGCTTTGAAATGATCATTTTTTATACCTTAATTTTGCTGTAAACAATtctataattttaacataaaatagttaattttagaaaattgattgcttagttttttaaaataaataaaaaataaagtttttacccAGGCCAAAAGGCAACTAACCTGTAATTGGCCATTGGTTTTATTTGATCAAACGTTGCACTTTCTACTTGCTGGTATTTCCATATAGTAGTGCCAGCCATTCCAGTTGTTATAAGTTCATCCAATTTtggattaaataaaatatgagaaATTGATCTCATATTGGGATTTTCTGCCTTGCAAGTTGGGTTGAAATCCTTGTTGAATACCTAAGTGTTTTGTTAGCATGAGATGTAATTAACTATATTATCAAGATGATAATGgttacttttttatgtgtttatgGCACGTCGCTGATACCATTTTTgacatatgtgtccttgtgtgAGACACTTAATAGCAATTTCTAtaacagtggtcactaatgaattgtctaaattgtcagcacaCATACACAAACTTAGGACCGccgtaagctgacacaaggtgtatcaAACCGAACATACATttaataacaactgtcgttttcctgccacaTGAGGGttcaatcatttattcaaaacaaattaatgtaacttacttgaAGAGTAAAATCTTGACATATTGCAAAGTATATATTGTACTTCTCACAATATATCATTCGCTTAAGCAGTTTGTTTTGGTATTTTGGGTAAGTGAGCTCACGCTTACAATTTGGAGGTTTAATGTTATGTAACCAAACTGTAGCACCTCGTGTGTCGAGTATAACGAATCTAAATcgaatacaaaaattattaagGCATATAGTTAACTTATAAT encodes the following:
- the LOC104265604 gene encoding uncharacterized protein LOC104265604, whose product is MRLQEEDLVDSNVLSFGFVLTEKYDQHGKFTEIVDVTYNSRMQKFVILDTRGATVWLHNIKPPNCKRELTYPKYQNKLLKRMIYCEKYNIYFAICQDFTLQVFNKDFNPTCKAENPNMRSISHILFNPKLDELITTGMAGTTIWKYQQVESATFDQIKPMANYRLVAFWPG